From the Coffea arabica cultivar ET-39 unplaced genomic scaffold, Coffea Arabica ET-39 HiFi ptg000200l, whole genome shotgun sequence genome, one window contains:
- the LOC113718592 gene encoding mitogen-activated protein kinase kinase kinase 20-like, producing the protein MAVKSAEVSVSSSLQKEREVLSYLSGCPDIIQCVGDETTIGSDGRMVYNLLLEYGSGGTLADRIKKSGYRGLPLREVRCFTKSILKGLSYIHEVGFVHCDLKPENILLVPKSRKTNTEFIAKICDFGLARRVQKSKKRKLERYFNGTPMYLSPEAVRDGVQGTPCDIWSLGCVVLEMLTGKPAWDEGMDEESALNKIGKGTAVPKKPRNLCQSAKSFLNCCLKRMVKGRLSAKTLLHHPFVNGLNDDDDDYDYDNDNGVHEEEDIDDMDEDCSCLSAEH; encoded by the coding sequence ATGGCTGTGAAATCAGCAGAGGTTTCGGTTTCAAGTTCGCTTCAGAAGGAGAGAGAAGTATTAAGTTATCTCAGTGGCTGTCCGGATATCATTCAGTGCGTCGGCGATGAAACAACAATCGGCAGCGATGGCAGAATGGTTTACAACTTGCTGTTGGAGTATGGTTCTGGTGGGACGCTTGCAGATAGGATCAAGAAATCGGGCTACAGGGGATTGCCCTTACGCGAGGTAAGGTGTTTTACTAAATCTATTCTTAAAGGGTTAAGTTACATTCATGAAGTTGGTTTCGTACATTGTGATTTGAAACCTGAAAATATCTTGCTTGTGCCCAAATCAAGAAAAACAAATACAGAATTTATTGCGAAAATTTGTGATTTCGGGCTTGCTAGAAGAGTTCAGAAGAGCAAGAAGAGGAAACTAGAGCGCTACTTTAATGGCACTCCTATGTATCTGTCGCCTGAGGCCGTGAGGGATGGTGTGCAAGGAACCCCTTGTGATATCTGGTCACTTGGATGTGTTGTGCTGGAGATGTTAACTGGAAAGCCTGCATGGGATGAAGGGATGGATGAGGAGAGTGCCTTGAACAAGATTGGTAAAGGGACTGCAGTTCCtaaaaaaccaagaaatttgtGCCAAAGTGCCAAGAGTTTTCTCAACTGTTGTCTCAAAAGAATGGTTAAGGGTAGACTGTCGGCTAAAACATTGTTACACCATCCATTCGTGAACGGATTGaacgatgatgatgatgattatgattatgataatgataatggAGTGCATGAAGAAGAAGATATTGATGATATGGATGAAGATTGCAGCTGTTTATCTGCAGAGCACTGA
- the LOC113717833 gene encoding uncharacterized protein translates to MADSMEELEPLFDYRRVQPFNVVIVDDDPLDAPPVGCKKKRKTADSAVEENDNKGKVVQVIDCDENEEEEEEEDWLPPPPKMTNDTSKLNEDSTIKELRLKRQELASLAQSAKDALKAVEESVRQEFAAAESMKSHFNASSQSPTRGVAEQPSDTCQERAKIVITIQDKDGPKQFRVFMDDKFERLFKMYAEKVKLDLQNLVFCFDGDKISPTATPAGLEMEENDIIEVYVKRK, encoded by the exons ATG GCTGATTCTATGGAAGAACTAGAACCCCTTTTCGATTATAGGCGCGTTCAGCCCTTCAACGTCGTCATTGTTGATG ATGATCCTTTGGACGCTCCCCCAGTGGGTTGTAAGAAAAAGCGAAAAACAGCTGATTCTGCT GTCGAAGAGAATGATAATAAGGGGAAAGTGGTTCAAGTAATTGATTGtgatgaaaatgaagaagaagaagaagaagaagactggTTGCCTCCTCCACCTAAAATGACCAATGATACATCAAAGCTCAATGAAGATTCTACCATAAAGGAGCTGAG GCTGAAAAGGCAGGAATTGGCTTCGCTAGCCCAATCAGCAAAGGATGCATTGAAAGCTGTTGAGGAATCTGTGAGACAAGAGTTTGCTGCTGCAGAATCTATGAAAAGCCACTTTAATGCATCATCACAATCTCCTACAAGAGGTGTTGCAGAACAGCCATCAGATACTTGCCAGGAGAGAGCAAAGATAGTTATTACGATCCAGGACAAGGATGGACCCAAGCAATTTAGAGTTTTCATG GATGATAAATTTGAGAGACTCTTCAAGATGTATGCTGAAAAGGTCAAGCTTGATTTGCAGAATctagttttttgttttgatgGAGATAAAATTAGTCCTACTGCCACCCCTGCTGGGCTTGAAATGGAGGAGAATGACATCATTGAGGTGtatgtgaaaagaaaatga
- the LOC113719708 gene encoding amino-acid permease BAT1 homolog isoform X3, with product MVWNREDKSEVLPQRVQQSNGTSSIDSGHARLHELGYKQELKRDLSFNIVGQWAVTTSVDFSLAQLIQVIILLSTGGTSGGGYEASKYVVIAIHAAILLSHAVLNSLPISWLSFFGQLAAAWNVLGVFILMIVIPTVATERASAKFVFTHFNTENGVGVNSKLYIFILGLLMSQYTLTGYDASAHMSEETKSADKNGPKGIISSIGISIIVGWGYILGITFSVTNIPNLLSKDNDAGGYAIAEIFYQVFKSRYGSGAGGIVCLCIVAVAIFFCGMSSITSNSRMAYAFSRDGAMPLSSLWHKVNKQEVPINAVWLSAFIAFCMALTSLGSLVAFQAMVSIATIGLYIAYALPIFFRVTLARKSFTPGPFNLGSFGVLVGWIAVVWVATISVLFSLPVAYPVTDQTLNYTPVAVGGLFILTVTAWVFSARYWFKGPITNIDD from the exons atggTGTGGAATCGTGAAGATAAGAGCGAAGTGCTTCCACAACGTGTTCAACAAAGCAATGGCACATCATCCATTGATTCAGGCCATGCACGCTTGCATGAGCTAGGATACAAGCAAGAACTCAAGCGAGACCTCTC GTTCAACATTGTTGGTCAG TGGGCAGTTACAACAAGCGTGGATTTTTCACTTGCACAGCTGATTCAGGTGATCATCCTTCTGAGTACTGGTGGAACCTCTGGAGGGGGATATGAGGCCTCTAAGTATGTAGTTATTGCCATCCATGCTGCAATTTTGCTCTCACATGCTGTCTTAAACAGTCTTCCTATCTCGTGGTTATCATTCTTTGGACAGCTTGCTGCTGCATGGAATGTACTAG GAGTCTTTATACTCATGATTGTGATTCCTACAGTTGCAACTGAAAGAGCCAGTGCTAAGTTTGTGTTTACTCATTTCAACACTGAAAATGGGGTAGGCGTCAACAGTAAATTGTACATATTTATACTCGGGCTTCTTATGAGCCAGTATACGCTGACTGGGTATGATGCATCTGCCCACATG TCAGAGGAAACCAAGAGTGCAGATAAGAATGGCCCTAAGGGAATAATAAGTTCCATCGGGATATCTATAATTGTTGGATGGGGTTATATACTTGGTATCACATTTTCAGTTACGAACATCCCAAATCTTTTGAGCAAGGACAATGATGCTGGTGGTTATGCCATCGCTGAAATTTTCTACCAAGTGTTCAAAAGTAGATATGGGAGTGGAGCTGGTGGAATTGTGTGCTTGTGTATTGTTGCTGTTGCCATATTTTTCTGCGGCATGAGCTCAATAACTAGCAATTCAAG GATGGCCTATGCATTCTCAAGGGATGGAGCTATGCCTTTGTCATCCTTGTGGCACAAAGTAAACAAGCAAGAGGTTCCCATAAATGCAGTTTGGCTTTCAGCTTTTATTGCATTCTGCATGGCACTTACG tcTCTTGGGAGCTTGGTCGCATTTCAGGCCATGGTATCCATAGCAACTATTGGACTGTACATTGCCTATGCCCTACCTATCTTCTTTAGGGTGACTTTGGCACGAAAATCTTTCACCCCAGGGCCTTTCAATTTGGGAAGTTTTGGGGTCCTTGTTGGTTGGATTGCTGTGGTGTGGGTTGCAACCATCTCTGTGCTGTTCTCCTTGCCCGTTGCCTATCCCGTTACCGATCAAACTCTCAACTATACGCCAGTTGCTGTTGGTGGCCTATTTATTCTTACTGTCACTGCTTGGGTCTTTAGTGCTAGGTATTGGTTTAAAGGCCCTATAACCAATATAGACGACTAA
- the LOC113719708 gene encoding amino-acid permease BAT1 homolog isoform X2, which produces MVWNREDKSEVLPQRVQQSNGTSSIDSGHARLHELGYKQELKRDLSVFSNFAFSFSIISVLTGVTTLYNTGLNFGGPVSLVYGWIIAGCFTMVVGLSMAEICSSYPTSGGLYYWSAKLAGPSWAPFASWITGWFNIVGQWAVTTSVDFSLAQLIQVIILLSTGGTSGGGYEASKYVVIAIHAAILLSHAVLNSLPISWLSFFGQLAAAWNVLGVFILMIVIPTVATERASAKFVFTHFNTENGVGVNSKLYIFILGLLMSQYTLTGYDASAHMSEETKSADKNGPKGIISSIGISIIVGWGYILGITFSVTNIPNLLSKDNDAGGYAIAEIFYQVFKSRYGSGAGGIVCLCIVAVAIFFCGMSSITSNSRMAYAFSRDGAMPLSSLWHKVNKQEVPINAVWLSAFIAFCMALTSLGSLVAFQAMVSIATIGLYIAYALPIFFRVTLARKSFTPGPFNLGSFGVLVGWIAVVWVATISVLFSLPVAYPVTDQTLNYTPVAVGGLFILTVTAWVFSARYWFKGPITNIDD; this is translated from the exons atggTGTGGAATCGTGAAGATAAGAGCGAAGTGCTTCCACAACGTGTTCAACAAAGCAATGGCACATCATCCATTGATTCAGGCCATGCACGCTTGCATGAGCTAGGATACAAGCAAGAACTCAAGCGAGACCTCTC GGTTTTTTcgaattttgcattttcattttcaattatatCAGTGTTGACTGGTGTGACTACACTGTATAATACGGGGTTGAATTTTGGTGGGCCTGTTTCTTTGGTGTATGGATGGATAATTGCTGGTTGTTTTACTATGGTTGTGGGATTATCCATGGCTGAGATATGTTCTTCTTATCCTACTTCTGGAGGACTCTATTATTGGAGTGCTAAGCTTGCTGGCCCTAGTTGGGCACCCTTTGCATCCTGGATCACTGGCTG GTTCAACATTGTTGGTCAG TGGGCAGTTACAACAAGCGTGGATTTTTCACTTGCACAGCTGATTCAGGTGATCATCCTTCTGAGTACTGGTGGAACCTCTGGAGGGGGATATGAGGCCTCTAAGTATGTAGTTATTGCCATCCATGCTGCAATTTTGCTCTCACATGCTGTCTTAAACAGTCTTCCTATCTCGTGGTTATCATTCTTTGGACAGCTTGCTGCTGCATGGAATGTACTAG GAGTCTTTATACTCATGATTGTGATTCCTACAGTTGCAACTGAAAGAGCCAGTGCTAAGTTTGTGTTTACTCATTTCAACACTGAAAATGGGGTAGGCGTCAACAGTAAATTGTACATATTTATACTCGGGCTTCTTATGAGCCAGTATACGCTGACTGGGTATGATGCATCTGCCCACATG TCAGAGGAAACCAAGAGTGCAGATAAGAATGGCCCTAAGGGAATAATAAGTTCCATCGGGATATCTATAATTGTTGGATGGGGTTATATACTTGGTATCACATTTTCAGTTACGAACATCCCAAATCTTTTGAGCAAGGACAATGATGCTGGTGGTTATGCCATCGCTGAAATTTTCTACCAAGTGTTCAAAAGTAGATATGGGAGTGGAGCTGGTGGAATTGTGTGCTTGTGTATTGTTGCTGTTGCCATATTTTTCTGCGGCATGAGCTCAATAACTAGCAATTCAAG GATGGCCTATGCATTCTCAAGGGATGGAGCTATGCCTTTGTCATCCTTGTGGCACAAAGTAAACAAGCAAGAGGTTCCCATAAATGCAGTTTGGCTTTCAGCTTTTATTGCATTCTGCATGGCACTTACG tcTCTTGGGAGCTTGGTCGCATTTCAGGCCATGGTATCCATAGCAACTATTGGACTGTACATTGCCTATGCCCTACCTATCTTCTTTAGGGTGACTTTGGCACGAAAATCTTTCACCCCAGGGCCTTTCAATTTGGGAAGTTTTGGGGTCCTTGTTGGTTGGATTGCTGTGGTGTGGGTTGCAACCATCTCTGTGCTGTTCTCCTTGCCCGTTGCCTATCCCGTTACCGATCAAACTCTCAACTATACGCCAGTTGCTGTTGGTGGCCTATTTATTCTTACTGTCACTGCTTGGGTCTTTAGTGCTAGGTATTGGTTTAAAGGCCCTATAACCAATATAGACGACTAA